In the Hordeum vulgare subsp. vulgare chromosome 7H, MorexV3_pseudomolecules_assembly, whole genome shotgun sequence genome, one interval contains:
- the LOC123411831 gene encoding BTB/POZ domain-containing protein At1g55760: MSAAGSRVDAAPRLAQWRVDALPCYTYRKSDSFRVGLWNWYLSVERNNKQTCVKLFAELSNSAKNTAPAPIASFVTKLLISFPPNQKIIEHPGILDKPLKHEGFVWTVDSSFTGRFVIEIEFLDLKVADSSGGEPASIWASRQIKQSSDNTALSSLARMLHEGILTDITINADDGSIRAHRAILAARSPVFRSMFSHDLREKELSTVDISDMSLDACRGFLNYIYGDLRSEEFVAHRLALLGAADKYDIADLKEACLESLLEDIDTRNVIERLQTAHLYRLQRLKDGCLRFLVEFRKVYEVQDEFSAFLQTADRDLVAEVFQGVLAAWSGR, encoded by the exons ATGAGCGCCGCGGGGTCCCGGGTCGACGCGGCGCCGCGGCTCGCGCAATGGCGCGTCGACGCGCTCCCCTGCTACACCTACCGCAAGTCCGACTCCTTCCGCGTCGGCCTCTGGAACTG GTACCTGTCTGTGGAGAGAAACAACAAGCAAACCTGCGTTAAGCTCTTTGCAGAGTTGTCAAATTCTGCCAAGAACACAGCCCCCGCACCGATAGCCTCCTTTGTCACGAAACTTCTGATATCCtttcctccaaaccaaaagatcaTAGAGCATCCAG GAATCTTGGACAAGCCTCTGAAACACGAAGGATTTGTGTGGACGGTTGATAGTAGTTTTACAGGAAGATTTGTGATTGAGATAGAGTTTCTGGACCTCAAAGTTGCAGATTCATCT GGCGGTGAACCTGCCTCGATCTGGGCCTCGCGCCAAATCAAGCAGTCCTCAGACAACACCGCGCTGTCATCCCTCGCAAGGATGCTGCACGAGGGCATCCTCACCGACATCACCATCAACGCCGACGACGGCAGCATCAGGGCGCACCGCGCGATCCTGGCGGCCCGCTCGCCCGTCTTCCGGAGCATGTTCTCGCACGACCTCAGGGAGAAGGAGCTCTCCACGGTGGACATCTCCGACATGTCCCTCGACGCGTGCCGGGGCTTCCTCAACTACATCTACGGCGACCTGCGAAGCGAGGAGTTCGTCGCGCACCGGCTGGCCCTCCTCGGCGCCGCGGACAAGTACGACATCGCCGACCTCAAGGAGGCGTGCCTCGAGAGCCTGCTGGAGGACATCGACACCCGGAACGTGATCGAGCGGCTCCAGACGGCGCACCTGTACCGGCTGCAGAGGCTCAAGGATGGCTGCCTCAGGTTCCTCGTGGAGTTCAGGAAGGTGTACGAGGTGCAGGACGAGTTCAGCGCGTTCCTTCAGACGGCGGACAGGGACCTGGTGGCTGAGGTGTTTCAGGGCGTTCTTGCGGCGTGGAGTGGCCGGTGA